One window of the Devosia sp. 2618 genome contains the following:
- a CDS encoding ABC transporter ATP-binding protein gives MTAPQMSEPVLSVRDLTTSFFSQRGEVQAVRGVSFDVYPGEILGIVGESGSGKSITCMSILRLLKATGRVKSGSVSFEGQDLMALDQVDLRDIRGNKIGMIFQDPMTSLNPTLTVGEQVIETILRHRKATRAEARARAIELFELVRIPSAAERLKSYPHEFSGGMRQRVMIAIALACDPKLLIADEPTTALDVTIQRQILGLLKDLQTRLGMAVILITHDLGVIAEVTDRIVVMYGGLVMETGPVRDLFARPMHPYTQGLLASVPDLRDDTHKRLTPIPGSPPDMAHPPTGCPFTPRCPHAMRQCQAALPPIFGDEQGARCWLHHPDAPKTEVAA, from the coding sequence ATGACCGCCCCACAAATGTCCGAACCCGTATTGTCCGTCCGGGACCTGACCACGTCTTTCTTCTCACAGCGCGGCGAAGTTCAGGCGGTACGGGGCGTCAGCTTCGACGTCTATCCCGGCGAAATTCTTGGCATTGTCGGGGAATCCGGCTCAGGAAAATCCATCACCTGCATGTCCATTCTGCGCCTTCTCAAGGCGACTGGCCGCGTCAAGTCCGGCTCGGTGAGCTTTGAGGGGCAGGACTTGATGGCGCTCGATCAGGTTGATCTACGCGACATTCGCGGCAACAAGATCGGCATGATTTTTCAGGACCCGATGACCAGCCTCAATCCCACGCTCACCGTGGGCGAGCAGGTCATCGAAACTATCCTGCGCCACCGCAAAGCAACGCGCGCCGAGGCCCGTGCCCGCGCCATTGAACTGTTCGAACTGGTCCGCATCCCATCGGCCGCCGAACGTCTCAAGTCGTACCCCCACGAATTTTCCGGCGGCATGCGCCAGCGCGTCATGATTGCGATAGCCCTGGCCTGCGACCCAAAACTGCTGATTGCAGACGAGCCAACCACTGCACTCGACGTCACCATCCAGCGCCAGATCCTCGGCCTACTCAAGGATTTGCAGACGCGCCTCGGCATGGCTGTCATCCTCATCACCCACGATCTAGGTGTCATCGCTGAAGTCACCGACCGCATTGTGGTGATGTATGGCGGCCTCGTCATGGAGACCGGTCCAGTCCGCGATCTCTTTGCGCGCCCAATGCATCCTTATACCCAGGGACTGCTCGCCTCGGTTCCCGATCTGCGCGACGACACCCACAAACGACTGACGCCCATTCCTGGTTCGCCTCCCGACATGGCTCATCCGCCCACCGGCTGTCCCTTCACGCCGCGTTGTCCGCACGCCATGCGCCAGTGCCAGGCAGCCTTGCCCCCCATCTTCGGTGACGAGCAGGGCGCGCGGTGCTGGCTGCACCACCCCGACGCACCTAAGACCGAGGTGGCAGCATGA
- a CDS encoding oligopeptide/dipeptide ABC transporter ATP-binding protein — MTTEAKPLVSIRDLHKHFTVGRSLFGPKPTLRAVDGVDLEIKRGETLGLVGESGCGKSTLARTLIRLYQPTSGSIDFDGLDVAKASERNLTPFRRRVQMIFQDPYASLNGRMTVHDLIAEPLEIARIGTPTSRTAKVHELLDRVGLHRDHANRFAHEFSGGQRQRIGIARAIALEPDLVICDEPISALDVSVQAQVVNMLEDLQDQLGLTYLFITHDLSMVRHISDRIGVMYLGKIVELASNTDLYRRPSHPYTQALLASIPVPDPTAVRPDEPMRGEIPSPMHIPTGCRFRTRCPMATELCANTEPELRDIGGGHLAACHYAGDAVPQRAA; from the coding sequence ATGACCACTGAAGCCAAGCCCCTCGTCTCCATCAGAGACCTGCACAAGCACTTCACTGTCGGTCGTTCCCTATTCGGCCCTAAGCCAACCTTGCGTGCCGTCGATGGCGTCGACCTCGAAATCAAGCGTGGCGAAACTCTTGGCCTTGTCGGGGAGTCGGGTTGCGGCAAGTCAACGCTCGCGCGGACGCTGATCCGCCTCTATCAGCCAACATCTGGCTCCATCGACTTCGATGGCCTCGACGTCGCCAAAGCCAGCGAGCGCAACCTCACCCCATTCCGCCGTCGCGTGCAGATGATCTTCCAAGACCCTTATGCCAGCCTCAATGGCCGCATGACCGTCCATGATCTGATCGCCGAACCGCTCGAAATCGCGCGCATCGGCACGCCTACCTCACGCACGGCAAAGGTGCACGAGCTGCTCGACCGCGTCGGCCTGCACCGAGACCACGCCAACCGCTTTGCCCACGAATTCTCCGGTGGCCAGCGCCAACGCATCGGCATCGCCCGCGCCATCGCGCTGGAGCCCGATCTGGTGATCTGCGACGAGCCCATTTCGGCGCTCGATGTCTCGGTGCAGGCGCAGGTGGTCAACATGCTTGAGGACCTGCAGGATCAACTGGGCCTGACCTATCTCTTCATCACCCATGACCTGTCGATGGTGCGTCATATCTCCGACCGTATCGGCGTCATGTATCTCGGCAAGATCGTCGAGCTGGCCTCCAACACCGATCTCTATCGGCGGCCATCGCACCCCTATACGCAGGCGCTGCTCGCTTCGATTCCGGTGCCCGATCCAACCGCTGTGCGCCCGGACGAACCCATGCGCGGCGAAATCCCGAGCCCGATGCATATTCCCACCGGCTGCCGCTTCCGCACCCGCTGCCCGATGGCGACTGAACTCTGTGCCAATACCGAACCCGAACTCCGCGACATCGGTGGTGGGCACCTTGCTGCCTGCCACTATGCCGGTGACGCGGTGCCGCAACGCGCGGCGTAA